Proteins encoded within one genomic window of [Enterobacter] lignolyticus SCF1:
- the bcsR gene encoding cellulose biosynthesis protein BcsR — protein MSENELRTSSDSALGYTFQNDFLALSRAFLLPEIDYTDISQREQLAAALKRWPLLAEFAEQQQGA, from the coding sequence ATGTCTGAGAATGAACTCCGGACATCGTCAGATTCCGCGCTGGGCTATACTTTCCAGAATGATTTTTTGGCGCTAAGCCGGGCATTTTTGTTGCCTGAAATAGATTACACCGATATTTCCCAACGCGAGCAGTTGGCCGCGGCGTTAAAACGCTGGCCCCTGTTGGCTGAATTTGCCGAACAACAGCAGGGAGCGTAA
- the bcsQ gene encoding cellulose biosynthesis protein BcsQ encodes MTILGLQGLRGGVGTTSVAAALGWALQTLGESVIIVDACPDNLLRLFFNDALHHRGGWARALIDGGDWRSAGMRYTSQIDFLPFGQLTPAERLHVHSDEMASVLHKLTGIVTTLQHLNHYQWILLDIPHGFTPWTQSLIAACHHVLTVVRPDANCHIRLHQQVMPANGRVLINDLRIGSQVQDDLYRVWLESQTQILPLVIHRDEAMAECLAAKQPVGEYRGDALSAEEMVTLANWCLLHYAQAGKPS; translated from the coding sequence ATGACCATTCTTGGACTACAGGGACTGCGTGGGGGAGTGGGTACGACATCGGTAGCCGCGGCGCTCGGCTGGGCATTACAAACGCTTGGCGAGTCGGTCATTATCGTCGATGCCTGTCCGGATAATTTACTGCGCCTGTTTTTTAATGACGCGTTGCACCATCGCGGCGGCTGGGCGCGGGCGCTTATCGACGGCGGCGACTGGCGCAGCGCGGGGATGCGCTACACGTCGCAGATCGATTTTTTGCCCTTCGGCCAGCTGACGCCCGCCGAACGTTTACATGTCCATTCTGACGAGATGGCGTCAGTACTCCACAAGCTCACCGGAATCGTGACGACCCTGCAGCATCTGAACCACTATCAATGGATCCTGCTCGACATTCCGCACGGGTTTACGCCATGGACGCAGTCGCTGATTGCGGCCTGTCACCACGTGCTGACGGTGGTCAGGCCCGATGCCAACTGCCATATCCGCCTGCATCAGCAGGTGATGCCCGCGAACGGACGCGTGCTGATAAACGATCTGCGCATCGGCAGCCAGGTGCAGGACGACCTGTACCGCGTCTGGCTGGAAAGCCAGACGCAGATTCTGCCGCTGGTGATCCACCGGGATGAAGCGATGGCGGAGTGCCTGGCGGCGAAGCAGCCGGTCGGCGAGTACCGCGGCGATGCATTGTCCGCAGAGGAAATGGTCACCCTGGCGAACTGGTGTCTGCTGCACTACGCGCAGGCGGGGAAACCATCATGA
- the bcsA gene encoding UDP-forming cellulose synthase catalytic subunit — translation MIRLSALLLAPEAAASLRRRYQDYRRHRATRLGATLGCLWAALAWIVFPLENPRWQRIRDHHATYFPHINPHRPRPLDPIRYLLQSLWLLTSRPPVEKQKTDWRALAALEGLRGRYHQWMETLPDRFTHKTGHLDHKKELAHLSPRLRKIILGVVVFFSLVLALVCITQPFNPLSQFVFLLLLWGVALMVRRIPGRFPSLMLIVLSLTVSCRYIWWRYTSTLNWNDPLSLTFGLILLFAETYAWIVLVFGYFQIIWPLNRHPVPLPEKMSDWPTVDIFVPTYNEDLNVVKNTIYASLGIDWPKDKLTIWILDDGGREEFRQFAKDVGVEYIARTSHEHAKAGNINNALKMAKGEFVAIFDCDHVPTRSFLQMTMGWFRKDEKLAVMQTPHHFFSPDPFERNLGRFRKTPNEGTLFYGLVQDGNDMWDATFFCGSCAVIRREPLDRIGGIAVETVTEDAHTSLRLHRLGYTSAYMRIPQAAGLATESLSAHIGQRIRWARGMVQIFRTDNPLFGKGLKLPQRICYANAMLHFLSGVPRLVFLTAPLAFLLFHAYIIYAPALMIALFVLPHMIHASLTNSRIQGKYRHSFWSEIYETVLAWYIAPPTMVALINPKIGKFNVTAKGGLVKEEYVDWVISKPYLYLVLLNLLGVAVGIWRHFYGPENEVLTVWVSLLWVFYNLIILGGAVAVSVESKQVRRSHRVEMSMPAAIAREDGHLFSCTLHDFSDGGVGVRINGQAQVLEGQNVQLLLKRGQQEYAFPTKVMRVSGSEIGLQLLPLSTRQHINFVQCTFARADTWALWQDSFPEDKPLESLLDILKLGFRGYRHLAEFAPSSVKYIFRSLIALISWVVSFIPRRPERTVKETLSEPVIAQQ, via the coding sequence ATGATTCGCCTTAGCGCCCTGCTGCTCGCTCCAGAGGCCGCAGCCAGCCTGCGGCGGCGCTATCAGGATTACCGTCGCCACCGCGCGACCCGCCTCGGCGCGACGCTGGGCTGCCTGTGGGCGGCGCTTGCCTGGATCGTCTTTCCTCTCGAGAATCCGCGCTGGCAGCGCATTCGCGACCACCATGCGACGTATTTTCCGCATATCAATCCCCATCGTCCTCGTCCTCTCGACCCGATCCGCTATCTGCTGCAGAGCCTGTGGCTGTTGACCAGCCGTCCGCCGGTGGAGAAGCAGAAAACGGACTGGCGCGCCCTGGCGGCGCTGGAAGGGCTGCGCGGTCGATATCATCAGTGGATGGAGACGCTGCCGGACAGGTTCACGCATAAAACCGGTCACCTCGACCACAAAAAAGAGCTGGCGCACCTGAGCCCGAGGCTGCGCAAAATTATCCTCGGCGTGGTGGTGTTCTTTTCGCTGGTGCTGGCGCTGGTCTGCATTACCCAGCCGTTTAACCCGCTGTCGCAGTTCGTCTTCCTGCTGCTGCTTTGGGGCGTTGCGCTGATGGTGCGGCGTATCCCGGGACGTTTCCCGTCGCTGATGCTTATCGTGCTCTCGCTGACGGTTTCGTGCCGCTATATCTGGTGGCGCTACACCTCGACGCTGAACTGGAACGATCCGCTGAGCCTCACTTTCGGGCTTATCCTGCTGTTTGCCGAAACCTATGCCTGGATTGTACTGGTGTTCGGCTATTTTCAGATTATCTGGCCGCTGAACCGTCATCCGGTGCCGCTGCCGGAGAAAATGTCCGACTGGCCGACCGTCGATATCTTCGTCCCGACCTATAACGAAGATCTGAACGTGGTGAAAAACACCATTTACGCCTCTCTTGGTATCGACTGGCCGAAGGACAAACTGACTATCTGGATCCTCGATGACGGCGGTCGTGAGGAGTTCCGGCAGTTCGCCAAAGACGTTGGGGTGGAATATATCGCCCGTACCTCGCATGAGCACGCTAAGGCGGGCAACATCAACAACGCGCTGAAGATGGCGAAAGGCGAGTTTGTCGCCATTTTCGACTGCGACCACGTCCCGACGCGCTCTTTCCTGCAAATGACCATGGGCTGGTTCCGCAAGGACGAAAAGCTGGCGGTCATGCAGACGCCGCACCACTTCTTCTCGCCGGACCCGTTTGAGCGCAACCTGGGGCGTTTTCGCAAAACGCCGAACGAAGGCACGTTGTTCTACGGCCTGGTGCAGGACGGAAACGACATGTGGGATGCGACCTTTTTCTGCGGCTCCTGCGCGGTTATCCGCCGTGAGCCGCTGGACCGGATTGGCGGTATCGCCGTAGAAACGGTCACCGAAGACGCCCACACGTCGCTGCGCCTGCACCGGCTGGGCTACACCTCGGCCTATATGCGCATCCCGCAGGCGGCAGGGCTGGCGACGGAAAGCCTGTCGGCGCACATTGGCCAGCGCATCCGCTGGGCGCGCGGGATGGTGCAAATTTTCCGTACCGATAACCCGCTGTTCGGCAAAGGGCTGAAGCTGCCTCAGCGGATCTGCTACGCCAACGCCATGCTGCACTTTTTGTCCGGGGTGCCGCGGCTGGTTTTCCTGACCGCGCCGCTGGCGTTCCTGCTGTTTCATGCGTACATCATCTACGCCCCGGCGCTGATGATTGCGCTGTTCGTGCTGCCGCATATGATCCACGCAAGCCTCACCAACTCGCGAATTCAGGGGAAATACCGCCACTCTTTCTGGAGTGAAATCTACGAAACCGTGCTGGCCTGGTATATCGCGCCGCCGACCATGGTGGCGCTGATCAACCCGAAAATCGGCAAGTTTAACGTCACGGCGAAGGGCGGTCTGGTCAAGGAAGAGTACGTGGACTGGGTTATCTCTAAGCCCTATCTCTACCTGGTGCTGCTCAACCTGCTGGGGGTAGCGGTCGGCATCTGGCGTCACTTCTACGGCCCGGAGAATGAGGTTCTGACGGTGTGGGTCAGCCTGCTGTGGGTGTTCTATAACCTGATTATCCTCGGCGGGGCGGTGGCGGTGTCGGTCGAAAGCAAGCAGGTGCGCCGCTCCCACCGCGTCGAAATGTCGATGCCGGCGGCGATCGCCCGTGAGGACGGCCATCTGTTCTCCTGCACGCTGCATGATTTCTCCGACGGCGGCGTGGGCGTCAGAATTAACGGTCAGGCGCAGGTGCTTGAGGGGCAAAACGTACAGCTGTTGCTCAAACGCGGGCAGCAGGAGTATGCGTTCCCGACGAAGGTCATGCGCGTGTCCGGCAGTGAGATCGGTCTGCAGCTGCTGCCGCTCTCTACTCGCCAGCATATCAATTTTGTGCAGTGTACGTTCGCCCGCGCCGATACCTGGGCGCTGTGGCAGGACAGCTTTCCGGAAGACAAGCCGCTGGAAAGCCTGCTGGACATTCTGAAACTGGGGTTCCGGGGATACCGTCATCTTGCCGAGTTTGCTCCTTCTTCAGTGAAATACATTTTCCGGTCGCTTATCGCGCTGATCAGCTGGGTGGTGTCGTTTATTCCCCGCCGCCCGGAACGCACGGTGAAAGAGACGCTTTCGGAACCGGTTATCGCTCAACAATGA